From Vicinamibacterales bacterium, one genomic window encodes:
- a CDS encoding N-acetylmuramoyl-L-alanine amidase codes for MTLPATPSKSFITCLALAAALIFASTTVASPTDPAFKLWQIAINREQVLRSSIRPQPPSLEELHILIQRYKEIVREYPRSSYSDNSLWQASWLALLAFEHFAEPADREEGERLLRMLRNEYPRSNYQAIIDEPLDKFASLADARLNPTLLTGIERTLLDRGVRVTISLNSEVTFRDERLANPDRVFFDLVRTRASNHLMDTTLSFSDDVVRKIRLGRHPNETTRVVLDLNNVEDYSVFTLYNPYRIVVDTIRGPEAPIPAAIASKRSEPLTPAVNANGDFSLSRQLGLGVNRVVIDPGHGGHDPGTRSTDMTEADLVLDIALRLKTLLAVQGSTEVVLTRDTNRFVSLQDRTAIANQHSADLFLSIHANASTNPEARGIETYVLNFALNHEAEALAARENASSVSTMARLQDLVQTIALNAKLDESREFAEMVQGALEQNLRALNPKLRNLGVKQAPFVVLIGAHMPSVLAEISFLSNPEEARLLKQDAYREQIAQALFDAVQDYRDTLKNVQVAVRP; via the coding sequence ATGACGTTACCCGCGACACCATCTAAATCGTTCATTACATGCCTTGCTCTGGCAGCTGCACTCATTTTTGCCTCGACAACAGTGGCATCGCCTACTGATCCTGCTTTCAAACTCTGGCAAATCGCAATTAACCGTGAACAGGTTCTTCGAAGTTCCATTCGCCCTCAACCTCCAAGCCTCGAGGAACTGCACATCCTGATTCAACGTTATAAAGAAATCGTTCGGGAATATCCCCGCAGTTCTTACAGTGATAATTCGCTCTGGCAAGCCTCTTGGCTCGCCCTTCTGGCATTTGAACATTTTGCGGAACCTGCCGACCGTGAAGAAGGCGAGCGGCTTCTACGTATGCTCCGGAATGAATACCCGAGGAGTAATTATCAAGCCATCATCGACGAACCACTTGATAAATTTGCTTCCTTGGCGGACGCCCGTCTCAATCCAACCCTTTTAACGGGAATCGAGCGCACCCTGCTCGATCGTGGTGTCCGCGTAACAATCTCGCTGAATTCAGAAGTGACCTTCCGTGACGAGCGCCTGGCAAATCCAGACCGCGTCTTTTTCGATTTAGTTCGCACTCGGGCCTCGAACCACTTAATGGATACAACGCTGTCTTTTAGTGATGACGTCGTGAGGAAAATTCGACTCGGTCGACACCCTAACGAAACAACTCGCGTCGTCCTAGACCTAAACAATGTTGAAGATTACAGCGTCTTCACTCTTTATAATCCTTATCGAATAGTAGTTGATACCATTCGCGGTCCTGAAGCGCCAATTCCTGCAGCCATAGCAAGCAAACGCTCTGAACCTCTCACGCCCGCTGTAAACGCCAATGGAGACTTTTCTCTTTCCCGGCAACTCGGCCTAGGGGTCAATCGGGTGGTCATAGACCCAGGCCATGGCGGTCATGACCCAGGAACTCGGAGTACCGACATGACCGAGGCCGATCTTGTCCTTGACATAGCTCTTAGGCTTAAGACTCTGCTGGCAGTCCAGGGGTCAACCGAGGTCGTTCTCACCCGAGACACTAATAGATTCGTCTCTCTTCAGGACCGGACCGCAATCGCCAATCAGCACAGTGCCGATCTATTTCTCTCAATCCATGCCAATGCGAGTACGAATCCTGAAGCAAGGGGCATCGAAACCTACGTGCTAAACTTCGCGCTCAATCATGAAGCTGAAGCGTTGGCAGCAAGGGAAAATGCCTCTTCGGTCAGCACCATGGCACGGCTCCAAGACCTCGTGCAGACCATTGCTCTCAACGCCAAGCTTGACGAATCGCGAGAATTCGCTGAAATGGTTCAAGGTGCCCTCGAACAGAACTTACGAGCACTCAACCCTAAACTGCGTAATCTCGGAGTAAAACAGGCACCCTTCGTTGTTCTTATCGGCGCCCACATGCCCAGTGTTCTTGCGGAAATCTCTTTCCTTAGTAACCCCGAAGAGGCAAGACTGCTTAAGCAGGACGCTTACCGGGAGCAGATCGCCCAAGCACTGTTCGACGCCGTCCAAGATTACCGGGACACTCTTAAGAACGTGCAGGTGGCAGTTCGCCCTTAA
- a CDS encoding carbohydrate kinase family protein encodes MKLSVRPLESSGRRYDVVGLGLNSVDLVAEITGPLNPNTKYPTRGIYRNAGGQTATALTACAKLEWRARYIGHFGDDENGSFSESTLIAAGVDVSACRTVPDTTNQFALIIVDQRNGDRTIVWQRDPALRMRPEDVSPKSVTSGRVLLVDCAETEAATRAARFARKAGIPTVIDVERMRPNIDSLLSEVDVIITAQEFPSAYTGYPDLGRAVHQLYKRFKASLVVVTLGDQGSLAVIDGREVATSGLRVKVVDTTGAGDAFRGGFISAWLASDGSEDVAELLAYANVVAALNCRGLGARGGLPTRSDVQELLAAVS; translated from the coding sequence GTGAAGCTTTCAGTAAGGCCGCTGGAATCCAGTGGTCGGCGATATGACGTTGTTGGACTCGGACTTAACAGCGTTGATCTTGTGGCAGAGATTACTGGTCCTCTAAACCCGAATACTAAATATCCAACTCGGGGAATTTACCGTAACGCGGGAGGACAGACAGCGACAGCCTTGACGGCGTGTGCAAAGTTGGAGTGGAGAGCCCGGTATATCGGTCATTTTGGGGATGACGAGAATGGCTCCTTTAGTGAATCAACCTTGATTGCCGCAGGAGTCGATGTTTCAGCTTGTCGGACGGTTCCTGACACGACTAATCAGTTCGCATTAATTATTGTTGACCAGCGAAACGGTGACCGAACGATAGTGTGGCAAAGAGACCCGGCCCTGAGAATGCGGCCAGAGGATGTCAGTCCAAAATCGGTGACTTCAGGTCGGGTACTCCTTGTTGATTGCGCTGAGACAGAAGCGGCGACGAGGGCAGCCCGATTTGCTCGTAAAGCAGGAATTCCGACCGTAATTGACGTGGAGAGGATGCGGCCGAATATCGACTCTCTTTTGTCAGAGGTTGATGTGATTATTACCGCGCAGGAGTTTCCGTCGGCCTACACCGGATACCCTGATCTCGGACGGGCAGTGCACCAACTTTACAAACGTTTTAAGGCCAGCCTTGTTGTGGTAACCCTGGGGGATCAGGGGAGTCTCGCTGTGATTGACGGTCGTGAGGTTGCGACTTCTGGCTTAAGAGTTAAGGTGGTTGATACGACGGGCGCGGGTGACGCATTCCGTGGAGGTTTTATCTCTGCCTGGCTGGCGTCTGACGGGAGCGAAGATGTCGCTGAGTTATTGGCGTATGCCAACGTGGTTGCCGCCCTCAATTGCCGTGGTCTAGGGGCACGTGGTGGCCTTCCGACCCGGTCTGACGTTCAGGAGCTTTTAGCCGCAGTGTCGTGA
- the rsmA gene encoding 16S rRNA (adenine(1518)-N(6)/adenine(1519)-N(6))-dimethyltransferase RsmA, protein MNKEQQAHRKRGASTNSSAPIRKRFGQHFLEDTWTPKLIAAIAPKSSDCFVEVGPGRGVLTYSLAARSTHVVAIEIDRDLANNIRRQQNPQITIVEGDVLETDLKQLTLRTREKYSQSPIRLVGNLPFNISSPLLFKVFSIQRSNQLFEDATLLLQSEVADRLIAKPGSKAYGPLAVMAAVHAQISRRLVLPPGAFRPPPKVRSAVVRLRFRSTKLEIPNFELFEKLVRQVFQHRRKMLSNALLPIVRECRAEISGILSKTNIDGTRRPEGLQLAEFAMIASELNKFVD, encoded by the coding sequence ATGAATAAGGAGCAGCAGGCGCATAGGAAACGTGGGGCCAGCACAAATTCCTCCGCACCGATTCGCAAGCGATTTGGCCAACACTTTCTAGAAGATACCTGGACACCAAAATTGATCGCCGCTATCGCACCAAAGTCGTCCGATTGTTTCGTTGAGGTCGGACCAGGCAGAGGAGTGCTTACTTACAGTCTTGCAGCAAGATCTACCCACGTGGTCGCCATAGAGATCGATCGGGACCTAGCAAACAATATTCGACGTCAGCAAAATCCACAGATAACAATTGTTGAAGGGGACGTATTAGAAACAGATCTCAAGCAACTAACTCTCAGAACTCGGGAAAAATATTCGCAGTCGCCTATTCGCCTAGTCGGAAACTTGCCCTTCAATATTTCTTCACCATTACTATTTAAGGTCTTTAGTATCCAACGTTCCAACCAACTCTTCGAGGACGCCACTTTATTGCTTCAATCTGAAGTTGCAGACCGGCTGATCGCCAAGCCCGGTAGCAAGGCCTACGGCCCCTTGGCCGTCATGGCCGCAGTTCATGCTCAGATTTCTAGACGCCTTGTCTTGCCCCCGGGCGCGTTTCGCCCGCCTCCGAAAGTTCGCTCAGCAGTAGTAAGACTACGCTTTCGTTCAACAAAACTTGAGATTCCAAATTTCGAACTTTTCGAGAAGCTTGTGAGACAAGTGTTCCAACACCGACGCAAAATGCTTTCAAATGCCCTGCTACCCATCGTTAGAGAGTGTCGGGCTGAAATCAGCGGCATCCTTAGTAAGACCAATATTGATGGAACGAGACGGCCGGAAGGCCTCCAACTGGCTGAATTCGCAATGATTGCCTCTGAACTGAACAAGTTTGTAGATTAG
- a CDS encoding prephenate dehydrogenase/arogenate dehydrogenase family protein, whose protein sequence is MTERKSLPVLPDGGVGKECVFERIGIFGLGLIGGSIALAARENWSSGLVIGVDDKSVLEQAMQLHAIDVAASEPEILGEADLVILAAPIGQNLKLLEVVSQYVSGHAVITDVGGTKRTIVEAARRLPARFEFVGGNPLAGAPRQGIRNARSDLFKGRPWILTSEESGEGGALGKLGQFVEGLGANPLVMDTEDHDRLVATLSHLPQLTASALMHVLGTRLGQEHLALSGRSVLDATKLASSSFDLWRDICTTNADEIESALDDLIAVLKTLRRDLETGDQLVKIFLSANQWREVLRSSAERAGR, encoded by the coding sequence ATGACGGAAAGAAAATCTCTGCCAGTGCTTCCAGACGGTGGTGTTGGTAAAGAGTGTGTGTTTGAGAGGATTGGGATTTTCGGTCTTGGATTGATCGGAGGATCGATCGCCTTGGCCGCGAGGGAGAACTGGTCGAGTGGCTTGGTCATTGGCGTGGACGACAAAAGCGTGCTGGAGCAGGCGATGCAACTGCACGCCATCGATGTTGCAGCATCCGAACCAGAGATCCTTGGCGAAGCGGACCTCGTTATATTAGCAGCGCCCATCGGGCAAAATCTTAAGCTGTTGGAAGTGGTGTCGCAGTATGTATCAGGGCATGCTGTTATCACGGATGTCGGTGGTACAAAACGAACGATCGTTGAGGCAGCTCGCAGACTACCTGCGCGGTTTGAGTTTGTAGGAGGCAACCCTCTTGCTGGAGCCCCAAGACAGGGAATTAGGAACGCCAGGTCGGATCTATTTAAAGGCCGACCGTGGATTCTGACTTCTGAAGAATCCGGTGAAGGTGGGGCTCTTGGTAAACTCGGTCAATTTGTTGAGGGGCTAGGGGCTAATCCGCTGGTTATGGATACCGAAGACCACGATAGATTGGTAGCGACACTAAGTCATCTTCCGCAGTTGACCGCTAGCGCGTTAATGCACGTGCTCGGAACTCGACTGGGCCAAGAGCACCTGGCCTTATCAGGGCGGAGTGTGCTTGACGCGACGAAGTTGGCCTCAAGCTCCTTTGATTTGTGGCGAGATATATGCACTACGAATGCAGACGAGATAGAGAGCGCCCTTGACGACCTCATTGCAGTGCTTAAAACGTTACGCCGTGATTTGGAGACCGGCGATCAACTTGTCAAGATCTTCTTATCAGCGAACCAATGGCGAGAGGTTCTCCGTTCTTCTGCGGAGCGGGCAGGCCGATAA
- a CDS encoding leucyl aminopeptidase, with amino-acid sequence MFTMIDQSTMIASAGPISDLEVDLLVLPTWAGDDLSDFPGLIEASGGALQSARLRGEWSGKAYTSCLVDLNLSEWRASRLLLIGAGDGVISTGQVRRLATTATLTGRSRRVSSLAFCLRGQLEKAEAGQAAAEGLTLGEFDVGTYKTEGDKHTLQEFIVNSSRGIDGELESAVKRGRLLGECSNEARALANEPGNSLTPTIFSERAHSLAEGTNLGVEVLGPTEMEELGLGMLLGVARGSAESPKLIVMHHRPKGAPKAPVLGLVGKGITFDSGGISLKPAESMERMKDDMAGGAAVLCAMRAIDQLNVPIHVIGIVPATENLPGGRAIKPGDVLQSAAGKTVEIINTDAEGRLVLGDALWYAKRCGATHLVDVATLTGGCIVALGTITSGLFGTPGVWVDAVKRAAEVAGDQVWELPVFDEYKQQIDSEIADVKNAAGREASAITAAMFLKVFAGDTPWAHLDIAGTAWIDEARPYQAKGPSGVAVRTLVELACASETWATG; translated from the coding sequence ATGTTCACGATGATAGATCAGTCGACCATGATCGCCTCTGCGGGTCCAATTTCTGATTTAGAGGTGGACTTACTTGTGCTGCCAACCTGGGCAGGTGACGATCTGTCAGATTTTCCTGGCCTTATTGAGGCTTCCGGCGGCGCTCTTCAGAGTGCCAGACTGAGAGGGGAGTGGAGTGGCAAAGCATACACATCGTGCCTTGTAGACCTCAACCTTTCAGAATGGCGGGCCAGTCGGCTCTTACTGATTGGAGCTGGCGACGGTGTAATTTCGACTGGACAGGTTCGCCGACTGGCAACAACTGCAACACTGACTGGGCGTAGTCGGCGGGTGTCGAGCTTGGCTTTTTGCCTTCGCGGGCAGTTGGAGAAAGCAGAGGCTGGCCAGGCTGCTGCTGAAGGTCTAACGCTGGGGGAGTTCGATGTCGGCACCTACAAAACGGAAGGCGATAAACATACGCTTCAGGAATTTATTGTTAACTCTAGTCGGGGGATAGATGGCGAATTGGAGAGTGCGGTTAAGCGTGGCCGCCTTTTGGGCGAGTGCAGCAACGAAGCTAGGGCATTAGCAAATGAGCCTGGGAATTCCTTAACGCCAACTATTTTTTCGGAACGAGCACATTCTTTGGCTGAGGGGACGAACCTCGGGGTCGAGGTGCTTGGTCCAACGGAGATGGAGGAACTTGGGTTAGGCATGCTATTGGGGGTGGCACGGGGCAGCGCAGAATCCCCGAAATTGATTGTTATGCATCATAGACCGAAGGGTGCCCCCAAGGCTCCAGTTCTAGGTCTAGTTGGAAAGGGTATTACGTTCGATAGTGGAGGAATATCGCTCAAGCCTGCAGAATCGATGGAGCGAATGAAGGATGATATGGCCGGGGGCGCTGCGGTATTGTGTGCAATGCGTGCAATCGATCAACTGAATGTCCCCATTCATGTTATTGGGATAGTTCCGGCTACAGAAAATCTCCCGGGGGGACGCGCAATTAAGCCCGGTGACGTTCTACAGAGCGCTGCTGGGAAAACGGTTGAGATTATCAACACCGATGCTGAGGGCCGGTTAGTACTAGGTGACGCACTATGGTACGCAAAACGTTGCGGTGCAACACATTTGGTGGATGTTGCGACTCTGACAGGGGGTTGCATTGTGGCCCTTGGGACGATTACGTCGGGCCTATTTGGCACACCTGGTGTGTGGGTTGATGCCGTAAAGCGGGCCGCCGAGGTTGCGGGCGATCAAGTTTGGGAGCTTCCCGTTTTTGATGAATACAAACAGCAAATTGATAGTGAGATTGCTGATGTAAAGAATGCGGCTGGTCGAGAGGCATCAGCCATCACGGCGGCTATGTTCCTCAAAGTGTTTGCCGGCGATACTCCTTGGGCTCATCTGGATATTGCAGGCACGGCCTGGATCGACGAGGCTCGACCATATCAAGCGAAAGGGCCTTCGGGTGTGGCAGTAAGGACTTTGGTTGAGTTGGCTTGTGCCAGTGAGACTTGGGCCACAGGCTAG
- a CDS encoding DUF3467 domain-containing protein, translated as MSPQKQEINFTIIPDEESGAHQRTYANFCAIAHTPFDVTLTFCEVMPLSQKDVEEAKSDRVVRAPVRAKIVLPMQFVPNLITTLQEHIRALGEQTVTQTSEKAKSPVH; from the coding sequence ATGAGCCCACAAAAGCAAGAGATTAACTTCACCATAATTCCAGACGAAGAGTCCGGCGCGCATCAACGAACCTATGCAAATTTCTGCGCCATTGCCCATACGCCCTTTGATGTGACACTTACATTTTGTGAAGTGATGCCATTGTCCCAAAAGGACGTTGAGGAAGCCAAGAGCGACCGGGTGGTGCGGGCACCCGTGCGAGCCAAGATTGTGCTACCCATGCAGTTCGTGCCCAACCTGATAACAACGCTACAAGAGCACATTCGAGCGCTTGGCGAGCAGACGGTGACACAAACTTCTGAAAAAGCCAAAAGTCCCGTGCACTAA
- a CDS encoding DNA translocase FtsK yields the protein MATSWVSLRMNEFLGVASFAGALILLIALTSYDAADPVWWFKTAGPESIQNFVGPVGAFLAEMSYQTLGYASYLIPVLLVKIGWHSFWCETVDAGYTKLVGAFLFILCIASLLSLGSGPTDFSTTAIQPGGLAGGWLAQALVQGLNKTGSIIFILTLIFLAVILSTQFSFGRAFSRLSNLVIAGLQSFRLHIAERVAREQRAQKRRTVVSKQEESLLGDIDPRADELSPEPQKKKVKKSKSVEEDRDVDFEEPSAPQIQRPPTEPEGHVVLKPPPRNVEPRNGEYSHPPAALLDASQNEHKIDERELMERASLLGDKCREFNVEGEVVQIHPGPVVTTYEFKPDAGVKYSKITSLSEDLCLAMQAESVLIDRIPGKATVGIQIPNQTREIISLRELLESEIYQSSKSKLSLTLGKTIHGKPFITDLASMPHLLIAGSTGAGKSVAINSMITSILYRATPSEVRMIMIDPKRLELGMYEGIPHLLTPVVVDPKLASNALRWAVHEMEERYKLLAAHGVRNIDQYNRNVRQTASELTPKDRENADSEEPLEELPYIVVVIDELADLMMVASNEVEESIARLAQMARAVGIHLILATQRPSVDVITGLIKANLPARISFRVSSKTDSRTILDTNGAEQLLGAGDMLYLPPASSRVIRLHGPYISEQENARVASFLRKQASPVYNDQITSEEKPEGPQFERDDLYDQAARIVVSTGQASISYLQRKLRVGFSRAARLIDMMEAEGLVSSGGGGKARDVLVGKDYFEEVDSQLR from the coding sequence ATGGCTACCTCTTGGGTTTCCCTACGGATGAACGAATTCCTAGGCGTGGCTTCCTTTGCAGGAGCCCTGATTTTGCTCATCGCCCTTACCAGTTACGATGCTGCAGATCCCGTCTGGTGGTTTAAGACAGCCGGCCCTGAAAGTATTCAGAACTTCGTTGGACCGGTCGGGGCCTTCCTGGCCGAAATGTCGTATCAGACCTTAGGCTACGCCTCGTATCTCATTCCAGTCCTTTTGGTCAAAATTGGATGGCATTCCTTCTGGTGCGAAACTGTCGATGCGGGTTATACGAAGCTCGTGGGAGCCTTCCTCTTTATTCTCTGCATAGCCTCCCTTCTCAGCCTTGGTAGCGGACCAACTGACTTTTCAACTACTGCGATCCAGCCTGGAGGCTTAGCGGGTGGCTGGCTGGCCCAAGCCCTGGTGCAGGGACTTAACAAGACCGGCTCGATTATATTTATCCTTACCCTGATTTTCTTGGCAGTTATTCTCTCAACACAGTTTTCATTCGGCCGTGCTTTTTCAAGACTATCGAATCTCGTTATCGCCGGCCTTCAGTCCTTTCGACTGCACATCGCTGAAAGAGTGGCCAGGGAACAACGCGCTCAGAAGCGTCGAACCGTAGTTTCCAAGCAGGAAGAGTCTCTACTAGGCGACATCGACCCCAGAGCGGACGAACTGTCACCGGAACCACAAAAAAAGAAGGTCAAGAAGTCCAAGTCCGTTGAAGAGGATAGGGATGTTGATTTTGAGGAGCCTTCTGCGCCACAAATTCAACGCCCCCCAACTGAGCCTGAGGGCCACGTAGTCTTAAAACCTCCACCAAGAAATGTGGAACCGCGCAACGGAGAGTACTCGCATCCACCGGCGGCCCTCCTTGACGCCTCCCAGAATGAACACAAGATTGATGAGCGGGAGCTCATGGAGCGAGCCTCGCTGTTGGGGGACAAGTGTCGTGAATTTAACGTCGAGGGTGAAGTGGTTCAAATTCATCCCGGACCAGTCGTGACCACTTATGAATTTAAGCCCGACGCTGGTGTGAAATACAGCAAGATCACCAGCCTCTCTGAGGACCTCTGCCTTGCAATGCAAGCAGAATCGGTACTCATAGATCGGATTCCTGGGAAGGCGACTGTTGGAATTCAGATCCCAAATCAGACACGAGAGATCATTTCTTTAAGAGAGCTGCTTGAGTCAGAAATTTATCAGAGTTCCAAATCAAAACTTAGTCTCACGCTCGGTAAAACAATTCACGGAAAACCGTTCATTACCGATCTCGCCTCAATGCCTCACCTGCTGATAGCAGGCTCAACCGGGGCTGGCAAATCGGTAGCTATCAACTCCATGATTACCAGCATTCTCTACCGTGCAACACCGAGCGAAGTCCGCATGATCATGATCGATCCAAAGCGCCTTGAACTCGGCATGTACGAAGGCATCCCACACCTTTTGACGCCAGTCGTCGTTGATCCGAAGCTGGCATCCAATGCACTGCGATGGGCCGTTCATGAAATGGAGGAACGGTACAAGCTGTTGGCAGCGCACGGGGTTCGAAATATTGACCAATATAATCGTAATGTCAGACAGACCGCGTCCGAGCTAACCCCGAAGGATCGGGAGAATGCTGATTCCGAAGAACCGCTAGAGGAGCTTCCTTATATCGTAGTAGTAATCGATGAACTGGCAGACCTGATGATGGTGGCCAGCAACGAAGTGGAAGAGTCAATTGCCCGCCTGGCGCAGATGGCCCGCGCAGTCGGCATCCATTTGATTTTGGCAACCCAGCGCCCATCCGTAGATGTGATTACCGGGCTGATTAAGGCAAATCTTCCAGCACGAATTTCATTTCGCGTCTCTTCGAAAACCGACTCACGCACGATCCTAGACACCAATGGGGCGGAGCAATTACTTGGAGCCGGTGACATGCTATACCTCCCTCCAGCCTCATCCAGAGTGATTCGTCTTCACGGTCCCTACATTTCCGAGCAAGAGAACGCTCGGGTGGCGAGCTTTCTTCGAAAACAAGCCTCCCCTGTTTATAACGATCAAATTACATCAGAGGAAAAACCCGAGGGGCCCCAGTTTGAGCGCGATGACCTGTACGATCAAGCTGCACGAATCGTCGTTTCAACGGGTCAGGCGTCTATTTCGTATCTGCAAAGAAAACTTCGTGTCGGTTTTAGTCGAGCCGCTAGGTTGATTGACATGATGGAAGCCGAGGGGCTGGTTTCATCAGGCGGTGGAGGCAAGGCTCGAGACGTTTTGGTCGGCAAGGACTACTTTGAAGAGGTTGATTCCCAGCTCAGATAG
- a CDS encoding M67 family metallopeptidase, with translation MVRETEGDGMVIAREAFDAILQHAEAESPCECCGLLLGRSGKIESAFPARNDSQDPSRYKVNPKDHFSAIHSARALGNQVVGVYHSHLHSRATPSATDLAKANYPDYLYVIVSLRSDPFTDDEAGIMGGFLIRDGSATSVDLRVE, from the coding sequence ATGGTTCGGGAAACAGAAGGCGACGGCATGGTTATCGCACGTGAGGCATTTGATGCGATACTGCAGCATGCAGAAGCTGAAAGTCCGTGTGAGTGTTGCGGTTTATTGCTAGGTAGGAGCGGGAAGATCGAGTCGGCTTTCCCGGCTCGGAATGATAGCCAAGATCCTTCACGGTATAAGGTAAATCCTAAAGATCATTTTTCGGCGATCCACTCCGCACGAGCGCTGGGTAACCAGGTGGTTGGTGTTTATCATTCACATCTTCATTCTAGGGCTACGCCCTCGGCCACTGACCTCGCTAAGGCGAACTACCCAGACTATCTGTACGTGATTGTATCCCTGCGCTCGGATCCATTTACTGATGACGAGGCCGGTATCATGGGCGGCTTTTTGATACGAGATGGTTCTGCGACTAGCGTAGATTTACGAGTTGAGTAA
- the lexA gene encoding transcriptional repressor LexA: MQPLTKRQREILNYLADFIQQKGYAPSLEEIGQRFGLSSLATVHKHLTNLEGKGFIRRSWNKSRSVEIVPTKHGAQSRELDLMGYVAAGEPIEAVATLESIAVPEMLIGNNRAYVLRVRGDSMIDEQIRDGDYVVVEDRKTAENGEMVIALLNNAEVTLKMLFRENGSVRLQPANRKMEPIVIRAADLRIQGVVVGIMRRY, from the coding sequence GTGCAACCGCTAACCAAACGACAGCGGGAGATACTGAATTACCTCGCTGACTTTATTCAGCAAAAGGGATACGCGCCGAGCCTTGAAGAGATCGGGCAACGTTTCGGACTGTCATCCCTCGCCACGGTTCACAAACACCTAACCAACCTTGAAGGTAAAGGTTTCATTCGCCGAAGCTGGAACAAGAGTCGGTCTGTCGAAATCGTTCCAACCAAACACGGAGCCCAATCAAGGGAATTGGACCTCATGGGATACGTGGCCGCTGGCGAGCCAATCGAGGCCGTTGCCACACTCGAATCAATCGCTGTCCCCGAAATGCTAATTGGCAACAACCGTGCTTACGTTCTGCGGGTGCGGGGCGACTCGATGATCGATGAACAAATTCGAGATGGCGATTATGTAGTCGTGGAGGACCGCAAGACAGCCGAAAACGGCGAGATGGTAATTGCCCTACTTAACAACGCGGAGGTTACCCTCAAAATGCTGTTTCGAGAGAATGGTAGCGTTCGCCTCCAACCAGCAAATAGAAAAATGGAACCGATTGTCATTAGAGCGGCCGATCTAAGAATTCAGGGGGTAGTGGTAGGCATCATGCGAAGGTATTAA